Proteins co-encoded in one Octopus sinensis linkage group LG6, ASM634580v1, whole genome shotgun sequence genomic window:
- the LOC115213318 gene encoding zinc finger protein 845-like, giving the protein MYQKGSKRYKCGICGKVLTTKCNLAIHRRTHTGEKPYHCEVCEKAFSVKAYLTEHKRTHTGEKPFHCEICGKSFSDKGYIKIHKRTHTGEKPYNCEICGKAFSQFHNVRSHQLIHTGEKRYHCEICGKPFSRLGNLSRHKRTHTGEKPYRCDDCGKAFSNVSDCEKHRGVHSKPYHCEICDKTFSVKESLTVHKRVHTGEKPYACEVCGKGFTSSGTLIRHKRTHTGEKRHRCEICGKSFPEKYVLTLHKRIHTGEKPYHCEVCGKDFSDRCSLKKHNRIHTGEKPHHCEICGKAFSQFHNVRSHQLIHTGEKRYHCEICGKPFSRLGNLSRHKRTHTGEKPYRCDDCGKAFSNVSDCEKHRGVHSKPYHCEICDKTFSVKESLTVHKRVHTGEKPYACEVCGKGFTSSGTLIRHKRTHTGEKRHRCEICGKSFPEKYVLTLHKRIHTGEKPYHCEVCGKDFSDRCSLKKHNRIHTGEKPHHCEICGKAFSQNGTLKRHRRIHTGEKPYHCLICGKEFSHKSSLTEHTRIHTGEKPHYCEICGKAFSEKSVLLVHKRTHTGEKPYHCDVCGKEFSNSGSLKGHIHTHTGEKSHYCEICGKAFSNLRCLIRHNRTHTGEKPYSCVICGKSFHRSDYISSHKCTFNDGDKPYH; this is encoded by the coding sequence ATGTATCAGAAAGGGAGCAAACGTTACAAATGTGGCATTTGTGGTAAAGTACTTACTACAAAATGTAATTTAGCTATTCATAGGCGCactcatactggggaaaagccataCCACTGTGAAGTATGTGAGAAGGCATTCTCTGTAAAAGCTTATTTAACagaacacaaacgtacacatacaggagagaaaccatttcactgtgaaatatgtggaaaatcattttCTGATAAAGGTTATATAAAGattcacaaacgtacacacacaggggagaaaccgtacaactgtgaaatctgtggcaaaGCATTTTCACAGTTTCATAATGTGAGAAGTCATCAACTTattcacactggagaaaaacgataccattgtgaaatctgtggcaagCCATTTTCTCGACTTGGTAATTTATCAAGACATAAACGTACTcacactggagagaagccatacagGTGTGATGACTGTGGGAAAGCTTTTTCTAATGTGAGTGATTGTGAAAAACACAGAGGCGTGCACTCAAAACCTtaccactgtgaaatctgtgataAAACATTTTCTGTGAAAGAGTCTTTAACAGTCCACAAACGAGTTcacactggagagaagccatatgcTTGTGAAGTATGTGGGAAAGGATTTACAAGTAGTGGTACCTTAATAAGGCATAAACGTACTCACACAGGGGAAAAACGACACcgctgtgaaatctgtgggaaatcatttccTGAAAAATATGTCTTAAcattacacaaacgtattcacacaggagagaaaccatatcactgtgaagttTGTGGAAAAGACTTTTCTGATAGGTGCAGCTTAAAGAAACACaatcgtattcatactggagaaaaaccacatcactgtgaaatctgtggcaaaGCATTTTCACAGTTTCATAATGTGAGAAGTCATCAACTTATTCACACTGGAGAAAAGCGATaccattgtgaaatctgtggcaagCCATTTTCTCGACTTGGTAATTTATCAAGACATAAACGTACTcacactggagagaagccatacagGTGTGATGACTGTGGGAAAGCTTTTTCTAATGTGAGTGATTGTGAAAAACACAGAGGCGTGCACTCAAAACCTtaccactgtgaaatctgtgataAAACATTTTCTGTGAAAGAGTCTTTAACAGTCCACAAACGAGTTcacactggagagaagccatatgcTTGTGAAGTATGTGGGAAAGGATTTACAAGTAGTGGTACCTTAATAAGGCATAAACGTACTCACACAGGGGAAAAACGACACcgctgtgaaatctgtgggaaatcatttccTGAAAAATATGTCTTAAcattacacaaacgtattcacacaggagagaaaccatatcactgtgaagttTGTGGAAAAGACTTTTCTGATAGGTGCAGCTTAAAGAAACACaatcgtattcatactggagaaaaaccacatcactgtgaaatctgtggcaaaGCATTTTCTCAAAATGGGACTTTAAAAagacacagacgtattcacacaggagagaaaccatatcactgtctAATATGTGGGAAAGAATTTTCACATAAGAGCAGCTTAACAGAACAtacacgtattcatactggggaaaagccacactactgtgaaatctgtggcaaaGCATTTTCTGAAAAATCTGTCCTATTAGTTCATAAACGcactcatactggagaaaaaccatatcactgtgatgtttgtGGCAAGGAATTTTCCAATAGTGGCAGCTTAaaaggacatatacatacacacactggagaGAAATCACAttactgtgaaatctgtggcaaaGCATTTTCTAACTTGAGGTGTTTAATAAGGCATAATCGTAcccatactggggaaaaaccatacaGCTGTGTTATTTGTGGGAAATCATTTCATCGTAGTGATTATATATCTTCTCATAAATGTACTTTTAATGATGGAGATAAACCTTACCACTGA